Sequence from the Drosophila subpulchrella strain 33 F10 #4 breed RU33 chromosome 3R, RU_Dsub_v1.1 Primary Assembly, whole genome shotgun sequence genome:
attttaagcgGCTGTGTGCACATGTATAAGCCGGGTCTTAAACCAACGGTATAGATTGCTTAATGGTTTAAAGGTGGGTGTCCCCGCTATAAACAAAGTGTAATCGAAGAATATCAATAAATAATCGTTTTTCTCACATCACTATCctaatttttgtttacattcCACCCAGGTGGCTGAATTTTTGaatgaatttttaaagaaattatcaGGATCGTCTGATCCTGTCCTGAATGTGCTGAATTTTATTAGGAAAACCTTGATTTCCACCTCCTCGTTGTCCATTGCTGGCCAGGATGAACGCGTCCAGCTTGCCAGTGGTGCTGATGAAGTGCAGGATCTGTCTGGCAGATTCCGAGGAAGACACAATGAGTTACCTGTTCGAACATCCTGCCGAAGGTGAGGATTCCCTGAACGAGAAAGTTGAGTTTTGCTGCGGTATCAAGGTGAGTTTCGAGGAGGAGTTGTATCAGTACCACTTATTAGTGCCCTTTATCCCCCAGGTCCGCCAATCCTCCATGATGCCCGAAAAGGCCTGTGGCACCTGTAGCGAGTTCGTGCAAATGTGGTTTAACTTTCGCCAGATGTGCCTGAATTCGCAGGTCTACTGGGAAACGAATTGTCCGGACTTGGAGAGACCGGAGGCTCTGGCCCACGCCAGCGATGGCGAATACATGGAGTACCTTTACGAAAAACTGCAACTGAATTTGCGCTCTGAAACACACAACACAGAGGAGATCGTCCAAACGGTGGAGCAGGAAGAGCAGCTGGAGGATGAGCCCCAGGATCTCCTCGACGGGATTATCATCAACGAACCGATCGAGGAGGAAAATGAGCCCGTAAAGGAGACCTCGGAACAAATGTTGATTTCCCACCTCGACGCCTATGTTAATGATCCGGAAATGGAGGAAATCGCTGAAGATAACGGTGAGCTCGTCGATGACTCGAGCCTTCTGAATGACGAGTTCTATGAGATCGACTACGAGCAGGAGGAACTACACCAAGGAGACTATCTTTCGCTCACTCCCTCGCCTGATCCAAGCTCCGAGTCGACCCAACGCAAGCGAGGAAGGCCTCCCAAGCTGGTCAATCGCAGGTTAGGAAGGCCCCGAAAGCCGGACCACGAACTGAAAAGCAAGCGCAGGGAGGTCAAACCCAAGCAAAAGGCGAAAATGTCTGGGAGCAAGGAAGAGGACCAGTTTATGTGCAATTTGTGCGGCAATGTGTATAACAAGAAATCAGCTTTTACGGCCCACATGGTGACACATTCGGAGTATAAACCACACCAGTGCGAGTGAGTAAATGGTGGAGTGCTTTAATCtttaaaagtgaaaatatTCAATTGCATTGCAGAATCTGCGCCAAATCCTTTCGACAAATGGGCGAGCTGCGGGCCCACATTCGTCGCCACACAGGCGAGCGTCCTTACAAGTGTATGTACTGCGAGCGCCACTTCTACGATCGGAGCGAACGGGTCCGCCACGAGCGGGTGCACACCAATACGCGTCCTTACGCCTGCCAGGAGTGCGGCAAGACCTTCACGCACACTGCCATCCTCAAAAACCACATACTAGTGCACTCCGGCGAGAGGAATTACAAGTAGGTCATACAACTATCAAGAGATTTTAAATTCTAATATTCTCCGCGTTTCAGCTGCGACGTATGCTCCAAGTCATTTACCCTGCTGCACCAGCTGAAGGCCCACCTGCAGACGCTCACACATCGCACCAAAATGGAGCAAGCCGTCTCCAGAGCCGCGAACTACATGCAAAGCTAATGAGCCACAATAGATTTCCCAGTAGGTTAGAGAAAATCACAAAGAAAACACACGTTTGTCATAAACTATTATCTGTATTTATAAGCTATTCCATCAGTTCGCTATATTCCATAGCCAACGTCACGCCCATGAGGTGCGCATGCGTCTTCTCGTGCGCCGAGAGCTGGTGCTTCAGGCGGAAGTCCTTGTCGCAGATGAGGCACTTGTGGGGCTTATCTGAAGAGTGGAGGAGGTAGTGGGCCTTACGGGAGGTGGACAGCGAAAAGGTCTTTCCGCAAATGTTGCAAGCGTAGGGTTTCTCATTCGTGTGCATACTGCAAGAAAGATATTGAAAATTATAACATATTGAAAGCGAAAAAGAATAGTAGCACaatcaaattttaaataaatcgtATTAAAAGGGTCTACAATTGAGGAATATCATACCGTTCGTGCTTGCGATGAGTGCTGGAGTCAGCGAATCGCCGCGGGCAGTGGTTACATTTGTAGGGTTTCTCGCCCGTGTGGGTTCGCATGTGTGTTTTTAGATTGCAGGCGGCTCTGAAGGACTTTTGGCAAACcctatataaaaagtattgtTGGATGATCCTTAGTTGTTATTGATCAAATATACTTATACTCACTCGCACTCGTGTTCTTTTTCTCTGCGATGCAATTGCATGTGTACATTAAGTTGAGATATTCGAGCATATGTGTTGCTACAGATCCTGCATCTGTACTTGTCCGGCACGCAGGCCACGCCCAGATCTACCTCGTATTCGAGGGCTGCCTCCGACTTTTGGGACTCCTCACTGGTTTCCTGTAGGCTGTCTACAACCAAGGTGCCTTCCTgcgatgatgtttccaaatcattgttgtcgttttcCTCTTTGTCAAAATCGCCCATGGTGTAGTTGCCCTGGACAGGGTTTCCTTCGTTTTCCGCATTGACATTTAGAACATACACAAAATCACCTGGCTCCTCTTGGGATAAAGATTTCTTAATGGGTACAAAATCCACAGGTTCGTCTTTGGTTTTCTTTTCCTGGGATTTTTCCGGGCTCCCTTCAGTCTTTAGGATTATTGGCTTCTCTTCTATCATTCTCCCGGAAATGTTCTGTTTCCGGGAACGCTTTTTCTGGTCGGCTGACGTATCCTTGTCCTCCAGGGTCTGAAAAGACGCTGCTGAGGACATTGTTTGGCGGACGAGGGTCCTCAGGTGCTCGTCGGATCGTTTGCACTCGCGGAGGAAGCGATCCACCTCCTCCAGCCTGTCCAAGCAATCCCAGCATATCTGATCCGGCAATCCATCCTTGGGTTCCACCTGGGAGAGGAGTATAAAATGATTAAATGGTCTAGAACGATAACTAAAATAGTGCACTCACTTCTAAGCCAGCATACGAGGACAACAGTTTCTGGGCATCAGATTCGAAGATGGACTGCAGCTCGGTTCCTTTCTTGCGGCAAGTGCGGCACATGCTCCACTTTATGCTGATTTCCATAGTTATTTCAGAAATTCCCCATTTGCGTCAAATACCGATTCAAATGGCAGATTCCAGAGCTGTGCAGGGTTGTCACTTGACACGCGATAGTGGTGGTCTGTGCGATAGGTGTCAACTATcggtcataaataaatatatcgatttttaaaacttttagtttatttgaaaaaaatgttaaactttaaaaataaagatcatattttttcttattttttaatttacttatttatttttcaaatatttgtaTACCCACATgacataaaaaattaaaaaaacaataagtgttaataaatttattcccACCAATCGATGTGCCGATAGGAAGGCCGATAGTCACTCATCGTTTTTGCGCATCTGACAACCCTGGTAAAAGTTCCAAGACAAGACGCTGTCCTGTTATTTTCTGAATTGCAACCATACGGACGGCGAGGACGAGCAAAATCATGCCCGAGTACATGCTGTGCAGGATCTGCTTGACGGAGGACATCAACTCGGAGGCGATGGCGCCCCTGTTCGACGACGAGGACGCCCAGTGCCGAGAGTTGGTGCGCAAGATCGAGGAAGTGGGTAGCATTAAGGTACATGTGGATGTGGAGGCACCTGCCACCCGAACTCCGCGGCTAATCCCGCTCTGATTTTTCCAGTTGGTGCCGCTGCAGAACATCCCGAGCATGCTGTGCTACAACTGCGTGGAGCGGCTGACCAGTGCCCACAAGTTCCGGGAGCTGTGCCAGGAGAGCGAGCGAACGTTTGCCACCAATGTGGTCAAGGTATGTGAACAAGCCATACACCCCTATCCAATTAAAGGTGTTTATGTTTATTCCCCTCGCCAGGCCGAGATGAAGTCAGAGCCCACCGACGAGGTGGCACACATAGTGGCGGACCACATCGAGTACATTTACGAGTCGGCCAACGACTTCATCGACGGTGTGGAGGAGGACATCGAGATGGAGAACATGATGGAGGAGCGCCTGGAGGACGCCGCTGCAGATACGTCCGAGTCCTTCGAGATTAACACCGTGGTGGACGACCTGGAGGACAACGATCTGCTGGTGCCCAATAGCACCGATAGCGACTACCAGCCCAGCGAGCGCTGCCGCAAGCCCAAGGTGCGCAAGACGCGTTTGGGCAAACGCGGACGTGGACGACCCCGCGGCTCTGGCTCGGGACATCGACGTAGCCTTAGTGGAGATCGTCCTGCTATGCAATCCAGCTGCAAGTCCTCGCCCGAGGAGTCCTCGACGAACATCATGTGCGAGATTTGCGGCAATATCTACTCCAAGCGGGCGGCCCTTAACATCCATATGCGCCGTCACTTGGCCGACAAGCCATTCGAATGCGAGTGAGTATCCAGAAAAGGTTACTGAATGTAATATAAGAACTAAGCAAATGTTAATCCCCTACAGAATCTGCGGCAAAACCTTTGCGGGTCCATCCGAGCTGAATCGTCATATCAGAGTGCACACGGGCGAGAAACCCTTCACGTGTAAATTCTGCAACCGCTCGTTCGCGGACCGCAGCTCCAACATTCGTCATGAAAGGTGAGGGCTTCTATTCCTCGAAAGGTGTCTATTAACAACAATGGTTCCTCTTTCAGAACCCACACGAACGAGCGACCCTTCACTTGTTCCACCTGCGGCAAGGCATTTTCCTACTCCAATGTGCTAAAGAACCACATGCTCACCCACACGGGCGAGAAACCTTTCCTGTACGATTTATCGTGATCATTCCACTAGCCTAGattatattaatttgtatttaatcCAATTTTTCAGTTGCCGCCCCTGCAACAAGACCTTCTCCCGCAAGCATCAGCTGGAGCAGCACATCGGCACGATGACCCACCAACAGACCGTTAGGAACCACCAGAATAACGAACCGATGCGGCACTCAGAGATCTACTAGTCTTAAAATTTGCAATTAATGCTTGCATagataaatgtatttttaaatataaatagagATTCTATAATAAAGAGAGTACAAATGGTCCGAGCCGGAtgtgaaaaaatataattctttGGCACTTCGATCGAGAAAAAAAACACTTTACAagcacatttatatttttattaaaatttgtaattacACACATCAATAGTTAATACTTGTGTTATCTTTAAAAGATTATCTTGTATTCCAAATGCGTAGTCTGTAAATTATAATGAGACTGTCAAAGCTGGAGCTTGGCCAAAAGTAGTCTTTTACGACGTTCAATAGTAACATCAATAAATTCCATTCAAAGATGAATTAAGGACGACACTGGATTACGTATATAGTTAAATGTTTCTGTGTTTTAATTGATGACTCAATTCTGACATTGTGTGCAAGGCGGGCTGGATTCGGTTGTAGTATATTCTTATGGAAGCTAGAATTTGACAAAAAATCGACTGTTTTCAACATCAATAAATGCCATTTAACAATGGATTAGGAATGGCACTGGATTAAGTATACTTGTGATTAACACGAATATAGTTGTCTTGGAAGGACACAGAATAGTGTTATAATGTTAGGTTTTAGAACTCAAATAACTTCTTACCAATAGATAGTATATTGAAAGGACCCATAATAATGTTATAATGTTAACTTTTAGAACTCAAATAGTTTCTTACCAATAGATAATATCAAAAAAGAACTATAATGTAATGACTAGGTAGGTGACTAAATTTTAAAGAGGCCAGCTTCCTGAGCTGCTTCCGCCTCCTCGGCTTTTTCCTTATGAATACTGGTAGACAGGTGGGTCCTCAGATGTGAGATCCGCTGGAAGTGCTTCTGGCAAACGTAGCAGCTGGAAAATCGAAAGGTGTGGAAATACAATGTAAAATGTGCGTAGACTTGGCTCAAATCGAAATGCCCACTAGTGCTTCCGTACGGCGATGTGGGTCATCTTGTGCTGGCTGAGACATCCGGCACTCACGAAGCTCTTCTCGCAGATGTCGCACTTGAAGCGGCGCTCGTTCCGGTGGCGGCGATGGTGCTCCTGACGGGAGCTGGTGTCGGAGAACCGACGTGGACAGTAGATGCACACGTAGGGCTGCTCGCCAGTGTGGATACGGCTATGGCGCGTTAGTTCCTTCCGAGTGGCAAAGCTTTTTCCACACTCCCTATAGAAAGAATAATAACTTAACTGGCtggtatacatatataaaggATCCACTATTGTACTCTACCCAAAATCGCAATGGAAATCCTTGATGCCCGTGTGCCTGAGCTTGTGCTCCAGAAAGTTCGTCCTGTTGTTGATGGATTTGCCGCAATCATCGCAGACAAATGGACCAGTATTACCAATTGGTTTCTTGGAGCTTATTTCAGCTTTGACTGGTACTGCACGAGGCTTTGGAAGATTTGTAACTTCCGGAGTCAAAATGGCTTCGTCCAGTTCAAGCTCAATCAGCTCATCATCAATATCTTCATGGGAAATCGCTTCCTTTGGGAAATCCTTGCCGGTAGACTCAGCCCTCTCCTGGTTCTGTTTCTCGGAAATGATGCAGCGCTGGCGGAACTTAATGGCTGCCTGCAGATCGCCCAAGCAAACCATGCACATGTTGTTGGATAGTTCTTTCTTGCAACTTAGCTGGAAATTATAAATAGCAAAATATGCAAGGGCGTtgattaataaatatattttagccATTACCTCGACTCCAGTAATGGAGAAAATTTGACGGATCAGATGACCATTTCCCGGGTCAAAAAGATTTATTGGAGCATCAACTCCAGAGCAAATGCGGCAACTTAAAATACGCatatcttggtttttcgcgaatttcaaaaaattgtcTTTTGTTTACTTCGTTGCCAATCCTTACAGGGTGCCCAGTGCGAATCACTGTATTGCCGGAAACACGAGCGTTGGCTAAAGCTTTTGTGAGGGGATCAAACTcttgttatacatttttttttaaacatttattaaatttatttataatcatAAAAGCAAAATTATTTCTATCTATATTTAAATCCTTTTTGAGTTTTGCTCTTGCACTTTTTAAACCCCCTTACTACAGCCATGTGCCCGCCACAGTTATCGCTATCGGCGATAACGAAACAGCTGCTCTGCATATATATGTAGCTGACGCGTTTGTGTTTgcaatttgtttatatttggATTAACTCGaacaaaacttaaattttctgGATTTTCAATAAAGATAATGACGCGCCAGTGCCGGACCTGCGGAAGCGTCATCTATAACGCAAAGGCCAAGAATCTCTTTCATATCGAAAACGCCGAGATGCTGCAAAATCTTTGTCTTATATCTGGCGCCATGGTAAAAACCATGTTCAAACTTGTTTTCTTTTCAAGGTCTGTCAAATATCACTTAATTACAGCTCCACAATGATCCGAAACTGCCCAGCTGCATATGCGCCTGCTGTATGCTCGACCTGAACCAGGCGATTGTGTTCCGAGAACGCTGCATCCAAACACAGGAGAATCTCCTTCAGCAATTGGCAAATCGGGAACAGGAAGTCCAAGATCCCGCTGCAGACTGTGAGGATGAGAAGGATGAAGACGCTAAGAATGAAGTTGATGTGGGCAAGTTGGTATTGCCTTTGCCGCCCGATGAGTTGGACGATCCGTTCGAGGAAGTCGAGGAATATGAATACTTTGAAGAATTTCCAGATCTTGATGGGCTTGAGGAGGTGAACGACGTCGAGGTGGGCGAAGAGGTGGCCCATGATGCCGAATCGCTGGTCTCAAGCGTGCAGAAGGAGTTCGAGAGCATTTACAATGACGAAAGTACGGAAGACAACAAGGAGTTCCCCGAGGATGCAAGCAACTACGATGAGATTGAGGATGAAAGTGACGGATTCTCGCAAGATTCATCACATACCGAGTCAAAGCGCGGGCGAGGTCGCCCCAGAGCAAGTACTGTCACCACGGAGACGACGTCCGCGAAACCCAAGCGGAAGAAACAGTACGTGACATGGAAGAACTTGACCGCGGACCAGATGATCGAGCGGAAGCGACAGCAGCGAAAACGCGACTGCGTTTGCGAACAGTGCGGCCGCCACTTCACCGACCAGAGCAACTTCAAGCTGCACATGCTTCGGCACACAGGCATGAAGAACTTCGCCTGCCGGGAGTGTGGGAAGCGGTTCTACACCGATCACCTCATGTCACTGCACCAGAGGATTGTCCACCAGGGCGAACGGCCCTACGCCTGCCGGCTCTGCAATAAGACCTTTCACAACAGCACCACTCGCGTCATCCACGAAAGGTTAGTGAAATTATCCTGCCTGTAATAGTACCTGCCAAAGCtgttataataaaatatacctTTCCAGAGTTCACACCAATGCCAAACCATACAACTGTCATCATTGTGACAAGAGCTTTAGCTCGGCCTCCGGACGCAAGCGACACGAACTGATTCACACAGGTGTGCGGGCCTTTTCGTAGGTATTCTACGCATGTTTTGGCGCTCTGGAAGTTAACACATTTCGATTTGCAGCTGTACTATCTGCGAACAAACTTTCCAGCGTAACACTCACCTAAAGGCCCATCTGCAGTCCAAGTTCCACATTGTAAAGGCGAGAGGCAATGGCGAGGAAGAGGCACTAGAATGAACGACTGTTCCGCCTGAAAAGTGTAGTAAATATAAGTTCTTGCAAAAAATTTCgaaattcttttattttgggaATTGAATTACGATAACTACCGCGCTCTCCTATCAAAATATCGATAGACGTTCCGATAAGTTTATGAAGTGGCAACGCTAACCGGTTTATATATCCTTGGACGAAAAGGTTATTGATGAATTGTTTGTGACTTTCTAGatgatttaataattatttaaaagaagGTAAGTGAAAAGCCGAAAGGGATTCAAATATATAgatctttttaaaataaataatcttGTAACGGATGTGTGCATTTCACTTTCCAGTTGCCAGACTGTGGTATCTTTTGGCGCTTCAGCGACGGTCACACCGCTGAAATTTCGTTTTTTTGTCGACAATTTGACATTTAATTTCTCTTAAGACCTCATTAAACGAAATAACGTGGGTGTCGGCCAAAATTAAAGGATTCCAGACGACAGTTGAAGGAAGCTAATTCCGCCCCCAAAGAAAGTTCCCCTTCGCCCGATTGCACTGTGCGAAAAACCGGTTGTTGACCTTCGGCAGCATGGAGCGTCGTCGCTTTAACTTGAGCAGCATGTCTCCCATGGCGGATTCCACGCGGATCGACGCGTCGCTGATGTGAGTAACCACCTGTCTGGTTGAAATTCCATTCGTATGCTAATCATATGTGCTTTCCTTTGTCCAGAAGCAATCGCCCGTCCGCCGCCAGTTTCTTGAGGGGTCTGAGCCCCAAGGGCGGAAACCCCACGCTCAATGGCACCCGCACACCGGAAAGGTCCTTGATGAACCACACGGCCACCTCGCCCAGCAGCATATCGCGACAGAAACTGAACCTCAGCCAGATAGATCCCAGGTAAGAGAATTACACCATGTGGTGAAAGTTCAACATTTCGGGTAAGGGGGTTTGAGGATGCATAATAGCTTATCAAGTTTATCCGACTAATAAGATCTCTCCCATCTTACAGAACCTTCGCCGATGTCCATAGTAGCGGACTGGCCTCCCGCATTGTTTCCTACCACGAGAGCAGCCTTGGAGGACGTAGTGGTCTGCAGCGCAGCATGTCCGCCAGCAATCTGTACAACCCATTGACGCAGCCGCGCAGAGCGCCATCCTCCCCGATACCCTACAAGACCAGGGTGCCACCACTTTCGATGACCCAGATTGCACCACCGGAACGCAGCTTCTACTCTGGTAACACGCTGCCCAGCCTGCTGCGCTCCAATTCCCTGGCGGGAGTAGTGCAGAAGACTAGCGAGCAGGAGCAGTTGTCGCGGGAAAACCGACCCATCCTGCACCCACCGCATCCACAGCACGAGAGCGAACCCACTAGGAGCGTGCTGGAGGAGCTCAAGGAGATCTCCCGGAAGCGCATCAACACTGGTGTAAGTCAGCATCAATCCTCTCAAAGAGACAGCTGCTTAGGCTTCGCTTGTTTTCAGGATGCCCAGCCGCCGCATGACTTTACGAAAAGAAGTTGCCAGCGGGGTGTGGACTTTGTGGACCATCACCGCCACCAACAGCAGCTGCATcagttgcagcagcagcaaagtCAGTCCTTCAAAAGGCAGCGTGAGCTGACCGTATCGGTTCCGCTCAGGCATCATTCAACATCTCTGGCGGCAGCTCCGCCATCTGCATTGCAGCATTTGCACTCCAATGGCAGCATCTCGCCAACACAGTCACCGGAGCAGCTGGCCAAACGGCCCAACTGCAGCTACAACAACGACATTGCCTCCTCGCTGAGCTCCAGTCGGCGTCATAGCAACAAGCGGAAGCTGTTCGACATGCGCGAGAGCTTCCAACGGAGTAAAAATGGGACACTAGGCAGTGGAAGCTCACCCGAGACCTCGCCTGGAGAAAATGTGGCCAAAATACAGCGAAAAGTGGATGCAGAATCTGTCAGCAAGGCGATGAGTATGCCCGTCCCAACTGTTTCGGCAGTTCCTGCCTCGCGGGCCATTTCGGCACCTCCTATCCAAAGAACAGAGCAGCGATCTGTGGAGGTTCCGCCTGCGACGGAAAAGCCCAAGCTTACCCTCTTCAACGCGCGACAGTCACATACGAAGGAGGAACCGCCACGGCAGGATCTAAACAGCCCGGATGTGGATGCCGGGGAATATGCCGGCATTCAGTTCGTGAAGCCGAAGCAGCAGAATTCCATGCTGGGTGTTAAGAATCCCAGCGTAGAGCGCACGCACAAGACCAAGCTGGCTATAATGCTGAGTGGTTTGAAGGGCGAACTGTACCATGGTGAGCCGGACGAGTTAGATACCCCAGTGCCAGCCCCAGCGCCAGCGCCTGCTACCCTTCCGACGCCCATCAAACCTATCATAGCGCCGCCTGTAACTACAACCACATCGACCGCGACTTCCACTGCCACCGTGTCAACTACAGCTCCCAGCAAGCCGGTTATATTAAGTAACCAGATTATCAAACCAGCggaaacaacaaccacaagtACCTCAAATGCAGTGCCCAAACTAGTGTTTGGTCAGCCTGCGGCACCCGCTTCGGCAGCAGGAGAGGCACCAAAAACCACCGACAAAGTCCCGGCGGCACCAGCAGAAATCCCAGCGAAGTTCGAACTTATAGCCAAACCCGTAACACCAGCAACATCAGCTCAACCATTAATCACCTTCGGCACACCGATATCCTCAGCTCCAGCCACACTGTCATTTGGAAATCCCTCCACTACCACAATAACTACGACTACTACCACCATTAGCACTAGTATGACTACCTCAAAGCCCATATTCTCATTCGGACAAGCGCCTGCCAATGGACCAACAGTAGGCGCTTCTACTGGGTTCAAACTGGACACCCCTGcgacaacagcagcaaccacAACTAACTCGGGAGCGCCAGTCACATCAACAACAACTTTTGGAATGACTATACCAAAAACGACCGCAACGGTCGCTCCCACAACAACTCCATCCACCAGTTTCGGCAAGCCAGTTCCAGCTATAGGAGGATCAGGACCCGCCACCAGCAATAGtcctgcaacagcaacaatatCACCATTTGGAGCAGGAGCACCCGCAGCCAAGCCAATATTTGCCTTTGGACAGTCGGGCAATGCAAGCTCAGGAACTCCGACTAGCAGCGACAATGGATCCGCTGCACCCAAACCAGCTGTATTTAGTTTTGACGGCAACCCCGCTCAAACATCTCGAATGGCGCCAACATCGCTGTTTGGCAGCCAACCGCAAGCCACAGAAAACTCCTTTGGAGGCGTTTTCAATCAGCCCGTGGCTACCAAACCGGAGCCAGCTAAGACGGGCATCTTTGGAAATCCGGAGAACAGCTTTGGAAACGCATTTAAGCCACCAGCAGATGTCGCAGCATCAACCGCCGCTGAGCTCCCCAAGCCGTTCGGATTTTCAGCCACTACAACCGTGGCTAGTGGAGCCCCAGCAGCCACGAATCTCTTTACCTTTGGAGGGTCAGCAGCAGCCACTTCAAAGCCCGCGGAACCAGCTCCAACTAGCACCCAGAACAATCTCTTTGGACAAAGTGCAGCCACAACCACCCCCTTTGGATTTGGAGGAGCAGCCGCTCCAGCCGcaggagccattggaaataaggATAACAAATCAGTGTTTGCAtttggaggaggaggagacaACAACTCAGCAGCCAAGCCCAGCGCGGTATTCAGCTTTGGAGGCACGGACAAGAGTGCTCCACCTGCCTTTGGCAGCGTAGCAACGTCGGTATCATCTGCAACAGCAACGCCTACAAACAACGCTTTTGGATTTGGCACAGCACCGAAGACTTCAACACCCATGTTTGGCAGTGGAGCAGCCCAACAAAACCCGGCTCCCGCTGTGGCGGCCACCAAGCCATTTGCCTTTGGTGGTGCCCAGCAACCACCAGCATCGTCAGCTTCAGGAGGATTTTCATTTGCCGCCGTTGCGGCCAAAAATACCACGGAAACCGCTGGAACAAATGTATTTGGCAGCCCCGCAAACGCCAGCAAACCAAGCTTTAACTTTGGAGGAAGCACTGTCAACCAAGCAGGAACAGCATCACCAGCTGGTGGCTTCTCttttgccacacccaccaaGAAGGAGGAGCCTGCGGGCAACAGCATGTTTGGAAGCCCCAACACGGGAATAGTGAAACCTAATTTCAGTTTTTCAAGCAACAATCCAACCACACAATCAGCGGCTCCTAGTCCAGCGCCCAGCTTTGGAGGATTCGGAGctcaagcagcagcagcaccagctgCAACAAACAATCAGAACAAACCCTTCGCATTTGGAGGCAACAACACCTCAGCTGCTCCCAGCCCAGCGCAGCCCATGGGAGGTAACCTCTTTGCCAATGCAGTGGCAGCTACTCATAACCAACCGAAGCCGGGTGCATTCTCTTTCGGTGGAGCCAAGAGCAACGCCAGCACAACAGCCGGAAACGCACCCTTCTCGTTTGGAGGAGCAGCTGCCGGGGGCATCGCCTCACCGCCCAGCAATCAAAGCATGAATACCGCAAAGCCGTTCAGctttggtggtggtggcggcaATCCGGCTCCCAATGTCTTTGCCAGTCCAGCCCCTTCGCCGGCGGCCAGCAATCCTGCCGGAGCCTTCGCCTTCGGTGGCGCTAGTCCGGCCCAGCAGGCGAACGCCGGCAACGTGTTCATCCCAGCGCCCAGCACGCCGGAGGGTCGACCCATCCGTAAAGCCACCCGGCGGCTGCAAAAATAGGTCCGCGTTAATGTCCCAATTTAATGTTCATAGATCATTATTGTTTTGCTAGTtaaattattgttttttataCCAGTCAGTGAATGGATTTAATAAAGTCGTTGGCAA
This genomic interval carries:
- the LOC119563237 gene encoding zinc finger protein 26; the protein is MPEYMLCRICLTEDINSEAMAPLFDDEDAQCRELVRKIEEVGSIKLVPLQNIPSMLCYNCVERLTSAHKFRELCQESERTFATNVVKAEMKSEPTDEVAHIVADHIEYIYESANDFIDGVEEDIEMENMMEERLEDAAADTSESFEINTVVDDLEDNDLLVPNSTDSDYQPSERCRKPKVRKTRLGKRGRGRPRGSGSGHRRSLSGDRPAMQSSCKSSPEESSTNIMCEICGNIYSKRAALNIHMRRHLADKPFECEICGKTFAGPSELNRHIRVHTGEKPFTCKFCNRSFADRSSNIRHERTHTNERPFTCSTCGKAFSYSNVLKNHMLTHTGEKPFLCRPCNKTFSRKHQLEQHIGTMTHQQTVRNHQNNEPMRHSEIY
- the LOC119563162 gene encoding zinc finger protein 394 gives rise to the protein MEISIKWSMCRTCRKKGTELQSIFESDAQKLLSSYAGLEVEPKDGLPDQICWDCLDRLEEVDRFLRECKRSDEHLRTLVRQTMSSAASFQTLEDKDTSADQKKRSRKQNISGRMIEEKPIILKTEGSPEKSQEKKTKDEPVDFVPIKKSLSQEEPGDFVYVLNVNAENEGNPVQGNYTMGDFDKEENDNNDLETSSQEGTLVVDSLQETSEESQKSEAALEYEVDLGVACVPDKYRCRICSNTYARISQLNVHMQLHRREKEHECEVCQKSFRAACNLKTHMRTHTGEKPYKCNHCPRRFADSSTHRKHERMHTNEKPYACNICGKTFSLSTSRKAHYLLHSSDKPHKCLICDKDFRLKHQLSAHEKTHAHLMGVTLAMEYSELME
- the LOC119563238 gene encoding zinc finger protein 22, producing the protein MRILSCRICSGVDAPINLFDPGNGHLIRQIFSITGVELSCKKELSNNMCMVCLGDLQAAIKFRQRCIISEKQNQERAESTGKDFPKEAISHEDIDDELIELELDEAILTPEVTNLPKPRAVPVKAEISSKKPIGNTGPFVCDDCGKSINNRTNFLEHKLRHTGIKDFHCDFGECGKSFATRKELTRHSRIHTGEQPYVCIYCPRRFSDTSSRQEHHRRHRNERRFKCDICEKSFVSAGCLSQHKMTHIAVRKHYCYVCQKHFQRISHLRTHLSTSIHKEKAEEAEAAQEAGLFKI
- the LOC119563160 gene encoding zinc finger protein 287, which produces MNASSLPVVLMKCRICLADSEEDTMSYLFEHPAEGEDSLNEKVEFCCGIKVRQSSMMPEKACGTCSEFVQMWFNFRQMCLNSQVYWETNCPDLERPEALAHASDGEYMEYLYEKLQLNLRSETHNTEEIVQTVEQEEQLEDEPQDLLDGIIINEPIEEENEPVKETSEQMLISHLDAYVNDPEMEEIAEDNGELVDDSSLLNDEFYEIDYEQEELHQGDYLSLTPSPDPSSESTQRKRGRPPKLVNRRLGRPRKPDHELKSKRREVKPKQKAKMSGSKEEDQFMCNLCGNVYNKKSAFTAHMVTHSEYKPHQCEICAKSFRQMGELRAHIRRHTGERPYKCMYCERHFYDRSERVRHERVHTNTRPYACQECGKTFTHTAILKNHILVHSGERNYNCDVCSKSFTLLHQLKAHLQTLTHRTKMEQAVSRAANYMQS